From a single Granulicella aggregans genomic region:
- a CDS encoding carboxypeptidase regulatory-like domain-containing protein has protein sequence MTHPLFFKRRRLARLLFVLTLVIGALRADAQNSAAISGSVQDSQKAQVSDVRVTVTRTETGDVHEAKTDNSGFFSFPVLLPGHYDVKVEKDGFSPQVKSGIEIFTGQTTPVNFVVKPGQVEEHIDVQTDAAILDTATSSVTDTIENKTITNYPLVDRRATQLQRLNGFVVGGGTGSGSYFAVAGGRGNNANYTVDGGTTQNLLQGVPTQMFDLPIDSLQEFSLSVSNYTADLGRSGGGVIQMTTKSGTNSYHGSGYIYYRSQNLQAIPAFAPTNPLTGKTVNAPLQYKLFGASIGGPVRKDKTFFFFSYEGKVETVNNAVNISVPTAAERTGDFSAISTPIIDPNTGVQAISNGVLNVLPQSELDPYGVALASYYPLPNVPGAAINSNNYYANDPEPELYNDYVARIDHTFNGKNSVYGRFLAQPDHENIADVFPTPGTDVYGVLSHNYYYNPSGTYIHTFNVSLLNEARVTFTRRQSLSISHGVNSAAATQLALPGTNPTFFPGVTVNGLAAIGNNSQQQRLQTPIISNEYTDNLSWQRGNHQFKFGVDYRTSADGDLYSPSGGGFFTFTNTGISTNTAAGSLASLLLGRVNTASRQETEYLHSDAWSIGIYAQDNWHVNSRLTLNYGLRWDLDSPRYLSNNRQNGFNATEINPVSSTPGVITFAGINGQSKYANNFDDALFGPRFGFAYTPREHSVVRGGAGVLYPGEYDQATPIVLNTGFSNAVTISSPNSGAGTPAFLLKDNATAGTGLAAFPTTAQLTPGYGAVPVGGKAYIAPQFIAPHRLTGYFYQANLDVQHDFGGNLLVDIGYLGTFGHHLPSPSAEGINQITPANLALLAANPAAYKASGTQVLRPFPQFSNVQNLYPDIGASKYNGVNFGVQKRYNKGFQYQVNYTYSKFLDNQTSRSELAGYPGTNTYTDYYNPQDRWGLSGNDVRNRLIANGLLELPIGKGKLVNVSSRWLDETVGGWSVSGLAEIHSGTALSVIDATNNTGSYSDGVRPNLAGDPNSLGSSRPRAQKIAEWFNTSAFTQNAQYTFGNAPRTFGRGPALVTSDFTLLKRVALHEQQGVEFRLEAFNAFNHANLGNPNTTFGNANFGKINTLQGGTTPSRTLQLAAHYTF, from the coding sequence ATGACTCATCCATTATTTTTCAAGCGGCGGAGGCTTGCGCGGCTTTTGTTTGTCCTCACCCTTGTGATTGGAGCTCTTCGAGCAGACGCGCAGAATAGCGCCGCGATCTCGGGCTCCGTGCAGGACAGCCAGAAGGCGCAGGTTTCCGATGTAAGAGTGACGGTGACCCGCACCGAGACCGGGGACGTGCATGAGGCAAAGACCGACAACTCCGGATTTTTCTCCTTCCCGGTCCTTCTTCCCGGTCACTACGATGTGAAGGTCGAAAAGGACGGATTCAGTCCACAGGTCAAGTCTGGAATCGAAATCTTTACGGGGCAAACGACTCCGGTGAATTTTGTCGTCAAGCCAGGGCAGGTCGAAGAGCACATCGATGTGCAGACGGATGCTGCGATCCTGGATACAGCGACATCGTCGGTCACGGACACGATCGAGAACAAAACGATCACGAACTATCCGCTGGTGGATCGGCGCGCGACGCAGCTACAGCGGTTGAATGGCTTCGTTGTCGGCGGCGGTACTGGATCCGGCTCGTACTTCGCGGTCGCTGGCGGCCGGGGCAACAATGCAAACTACACGGTAGACGGCGGAACCACACAGAATCTATTGCAGGGCGTGCCGACTCAGATGTTCGACCTGCCCATCGACTCGCTGCAGGAGTTCAGCCTGAGCGTGAGCAACTACACGGCAGACCTGGGGCGTTCCGGCGGGGGAGTCATTCAGATGACAACAAAGTCGGGGACGAATAGTTATCACGGAAGTGGTTATATCTACTACCGCAGCCAGAACCTGCAGGCGATACCAGCATTCGCTCCCACCAATCCGTTAACCGGCAAGACGGTCAATGCTCCGCTGCAGTATAAGCTCTTTGGCGCAAGCATCGGCGGTCCTGTCAGAAAAGATAAGACCTTCTTCTTCTTCAGCTACGAAGGCAAGGTAGAGACGGTCAACAATGCGGTCAATATCAGCGTTCCGACCGCGGCAGAGCGTACCGGTGACTTTTCGGCGATCTCGACGCCGATCATCGATCCCAATACCGGCGTGCAGGCGATCAGCAACGGAGTCTTGAATGTGCTGCCTCAGTCGGAACTCGATCCTTATGGCGTAGCGCTGGCCTCGTACTATCCATTGCCCAATGTTCCGGGCGCTGCGATCAACAGCAATAACTACTACGCGAACGACCCAGAGCCAGAGCTGTACAACGACTACGTCGCGCGTATCGACCACACGTTCAACGGGAAGAATTCGGTCTATGGCCGTTTTCTCGCGCAGCCAGACCATGAGAATATCGCCGATGTCTTCCCGACGCCAGGGACGGACGTCTATGGCGTTTTGTCGCATAACTACTACTACAACCCGTCAGGAACCTATATACACACTTTCAATGTGTCGCTGTTGAACGAGGCTCGAGTCACCTTTACGCGTCGGCAGTCGCTCTCAATCAGCCATGGAGTGAACTCTGCAGCGGCGACGCAGCTTGCGCTGCCGGGAACGAACCCCACCTTCTTCCCTGGCGTGACGGTCAACGGGCTTGCGGCGATTGGCAATAACTCGCAGCAGCAGAGGCTGCAGACGCCAATCATCAGCAACGAATATACGGACAATCTCTCGTGGCAGCGGGGCAATCATCAGTTCAAGTTCGGCGTGGACTATCGCACCTCAGCCGACGGCGATCTTTACTCGCCCTCTGGCGGAGGCTTCTTCACCTTCACCAACACGGGTATCAGCACGAACACGGCAGCCGGAAGTCTCGCAAGTCTTCTTCTGGGCCGCGTAAATACGGCGAGCCGGCAGGAGACAGAGTACCTTCACTCCGATGCCTGGAGCATCGGGATTTACGCGCAGGACAACTGGCATGTGAATAGTCGGCTGACGTTGAACTATGGGCTGCGCTGGGACCTCGATTCGCCGCGTTATCTGAGCAACAATCGCCAGAACGGCTTCAACGCGACGGAGATCAATCCTGTGTCAAGCACGCCGGGCGTAATTACATTCGCGGGCATCAACGGCCAGAGCAAGTACGCGAACAACTTCGATGACGCCTTGTTTGGGCCGCGTTTCGGCTTCGCCTATACGCCGCGAGAGCACAGCGTGGTGCGTGGCGGCGCGGGCGTGCTGTATCCGGGCGAGTACGACCAGGCGACGCCGATTGTGCTGAACACGGGCTTTTCGAACGCGGTGACGATCTCCTCGCCCAACTCGGGCGCAGGAACACCGGCGTTTCTGTTGAAGGACAATGCGACAGCGGGGACAGGGCTGGCTGCATTCCCAACCACGGCGCAACTGACGCCAGGATACGGCGCAGTCCCGGTGGGTGGGAAGGCGTATATCGCGCCGCAGTTCATCGCGCCGCACCGGCTGACGGGATACTTCTACCAGGCGAACCTCGACGTACAGCATGACTTCGGCGGCAACCTGCTGGTGGACATTGGCTACCTGGGGACGTTCGGTCACCATCTGCCAAGTCCATCGGCCGAGGGAATCAATCAGATCACGCCCGCGAACCTTGCACTGCTGGCAGCGAATCCAGCGGCCTACAAAGCATCAGGCACGCAGGTTCTTCGGCCTTTTCCTCAGTTCAGCAATGTGCAGAATCTTTACCCGGACATTGGAGCGTCGAAGTACAACGGCGTGAACTTCGGTGTGCAGAAGAGATACAACAAGGGCTTCCAGTACCAGGTGAACTATACGTACTCGAAGTTTCTGGACAATCAGACCTCGCGCAGCGAACTTGCTGGATATCCAGGAACGAACACCTACACGGACTACTACAATCCGCAGGATCGCTGGGGCCTTTCGGGCAACGATGTGCGGAACCGCCTGATCGCGAATGGATTGCTGGAACTGCCGATTGGCAAAGGCAAGCTGGTGAATGTGAGCTCGCGCTGGCTCGATGAGACTGTCGGCGGATGGTCTGTAAGCGGGCTTGCGGAAATCCACTCGGGTACCGCGCTGAGCGTGATCGACGCTACGAACAACACGGGATCCTACTCCGATGGAGTTCGACCGAACCTGGCTGGCGATCCCAACAGCCTGGGGTCGTCGCGACCGCGGGCGCAGAAGATCGCCGAGTGGTTCAATACTTCGGCTTTCACCCAGAACGCGCAGTACACCTTCGGGAACGCTCCCCGTACCTTCGGTCGCGGTCCTGCTTTGGTCACCTCAGACTTTACGTTGTTGAAGCGGGTTGCGCTCCACGAGCAGCAAGGAGTCGAGTTCCGCCTTGAGGCGTTCAACGCGTTCAATCACGCCAACCTGGGCAATCCGAACACCACCTTCGGCAATGCCAACTTCGGCAAGATCAATACGCTGCAGGGCGGCACCACGCCATCGAGAACCCTTCAGTTGGCCGCTCACTACACCTTTTAA
- a CDS encoding arylsulfatase, whose translation MNNRFFFGAATALTLALATSISPAQAVSATGIAPPPPENVASWPANPQAPKNVPNVVVILIDDVGFSATSTFGGVIETPTYDHLAANGLRYNAFHVNSLCSPTRAALLSGRNNHEVGFGTVAEAAAGYPGYDAHWSKDAASLPEILKLNGYSTAAFGKWHNTPLWEVSPAGPFDRWPTNRGFEHFYGFIQGYDNQYYPRLFRDTVAVEPPSTPAQGYNLTTDMSDEAIRWLHAHDAVAPDKPFFLYYAPGAVHTPLQAPKEWIAKYKGKFDEGWDKVREETFARQKKLGVVPANAELTPRPAGLPAWDSLSPDEKKLLAHQAEVFAGFAAQADFEVGRVLKAIDEEGKSDNTIVFEIFGDNGGSAEGGLHGTDLLDSAGGNASIQDRLAVSDGLGSEVFMNHYAAAWAWALGTPFQGTKQDASHLGGTRDPLIVSWPAHIKSVGQLRSQFQHVNDIAPTIYDVAGIKFPESYEGVKQIPLEGSSFAYTFDHPDEPSHHHIQYFATSGNRAIYKDGWWAGNRYASTWEPRGAFSLGPHNDIDRHPWELYNLNEDYSQAHDLAVKYPEKLKELEALFNEEATRNHAFPLLPELRPQPAPSLNKTVFVYRSGVERLPNPVAPKIVGRAHEITADIFLPAGAGDGVIFAQGSRYGGFTLFIKDRHVVYEVNAYGKSSGRIVSTDALPDGPAHIVLEVLPDPAPAGAGGVTILGPRGVRAGKVSLAVNGKQQQEVFANLLGASGTETLDVGSDLGSAVSKDYTSPNRFTGTIEKVQLELK comes from the coding sequence ATGAACAATCGGTTCTTCTTCGGCGCGGCCACGGCGCTCACGCTCGCACTCGCCACTTCGATATCCCCGGCTCAAGCTGTTTCGGCAACTGGAATCGCACCACCACCGCCTGAAAACGTAGCGTCGTGGCCTGCAAATCCACAGGCTCCGAAGAACGTCCCGAATGTCGTCGTAATCCTCATCGACGATGTCGGCTTCAGCGCAACTTCGACCTTTGGCGGTGTGATCGAGACGCCAACCTATGACCACCTGGCCGCGAACGGACTTCGCTACAACGCGTTCCATGTGAACTCGCTCTGCTCGCCGACACGGGCTGCGTTGCTGAGTGGCCGCAACAATCATGAGGTGGGCTTCGGCACCGTGGCGGAGGCTGCTGCCGGGTATCCCGGATACGACGCACACTGGTCGAAGGATGCTGCTTCGCTGCCGGAGATCCTGAAGCTGAACGGATACAGCACGGCGGCCTTTGGCAAGTGGCACAACACCCCATTGTGGGAGGTAAGCCCAGCGGGGCCATTTGATCGTTGGCCTACGAACCGCGGGTTTGAGCACTTCTACGGATTCATCCAGGGTTATGACAATCAGTACTATCCACGCCTCTTCCGCGACACCGTAGCCGTAGAACCGCCGTCGACTCCGGCGCAAGGCTACAACCTCACGACAGACATGTCCGACGAAGCGATCAGATGGCTGCACGCTCATGATGCAGTCGCTCCGGACAAGCCGTTCTTTCTCTACTACGCACCCGGTGCCGTTCACACTCCGCTACAGGCACCCAAGGAGTGGATCGCGAAGTACAAGGGTAAGTTCGATGAAGGCTGGGACAAGGTGCGCGAAGAAACGTTTGCGCGGCAGAAGAAGCTGGGCGTGGTCCCGGCAAACGCGGAGCTGACGCCGCGCCCTGCGGGTCTGCCTGCGTGGGATTCGCTGTCGCCGGATGAGAAGAAGCTGCTCGCCCACCAGGCAGAGGTCTTCGCCGGATTTGCGGCACAGGCCGACTTCGAGGTTGGCCGCGTGCTCAAAGCCATCGATGAAGAGGGCAAGAGCGATAACACCATCGTCTTTGAGATCTTCGGAGACAACGGAGGCAGCGCCGAAGGTGGCCTGCACGGGACGGACCTGCTGGATAGCGCGGGTGGTAACGCCAGCATCCAGGACCGGCTTGCGGTAAGCGACGGGTTAGGTAGCGAGGTCTTCATGAATCACTACGCCGCAGCATGGGCGTGGGCGCTGGGAACGCCGTTCCAAGGCACCAAGCAGGATGCCTCGCACCTCGGCGGAACGCGCGACCCGCTGATCGTTTCGTGGCCCGCACACATCAAGAGCGTTGGCCAGCTTCGCAGCCAGTTCCAGCACGTGAACGACATCGCGCCAACGATCTATGACGTTGCCGGGATCAAGTTCCCGGAGAGCTATGAAGGAGTGAAGCAGATACCGCTTGAAGGTTCGAGCTTCGCCTACACCTTCGATCATCCTGACGAACCAAGTCACCACCACATCCAGTACTTCGCAACGAGCGGTAACCGCGCTATCTACAAGGATGGCTGGTGGGCGGGCAATCGGTACGCCTCCACCTGGGAGCCTAGAGGAGCGTTCAGCCTTGGGCCGCATAACGATATCGATCGTCATCCGTGGGAGCTTTACAACCTGAACGAGGACTATAGCCAGGCACACGATCTTGCGGTGAAGTATCCGGAGAAGCTGAAGGAACTCGAAGCGCTATTCAACGAAGAGGCGACACGCAACCATGCGTTTCCGCTTTTGCCGGAACTGAGACCGCAGCCCGCGCCTTCGCTCAACAAGACTGTCTTCGTCTATCGCAGTGGAGTGGAGCGGCTGCCGAATCCAGTAGCACCAAAGATCGTGGGGAGGGCGCATGAGATCACGGCTGATATCTTTCTTCCTGCAGGTGCGGGTGATGGAGTGATCTTCGCTCAAGGCTCACGTTACGGCGGGTTCACGCTCTTCATTAAGGACCGTCACGTCGTCTACGAGGTGAATGCTTACGGCAAGAGCTCCGGACGTATTGTCTCGACCGATGCTTTGCCGGATGGCCCTGCTCATATTGTGCTCGAGGTGCTCCCTGATCCGGCACCAGCCGGTGCGGGCGGGGTGACGATCCTTGGGCCGCGCGGCGTTCGCGCCGGAAAGGTCTCTCTCGCGGTGAACGGCAAGCAACAACAGGAGGTATTTGCGAACCTGCTGGGAGCCTCGGGGACGGAGACTCTTGATGTTGGTAGCGATCTTGGCTCTGCCGTGAGTAAGGACTACACAAGTCCGAATCGCTTCACGGGAACGATCGAGAAGGTCCAGCTCGAGTTGAAGTAA
- a CDS encoding pyridoxal phosphate-dependent aminotransferase, which yields MSTIAPTIAPRLRLSEIAPAVIQSEIRAMSVECDRIGGINLAQGICDTELPGVVAEGATDAIRDGFNIYTRLDGVQVLREAIAAKLQTYNHLTVDPQSEVLVTSGATGALYASLLALLNPGDEVIIFEPFYGYHVSTLISLRMKPVIVPLAEPDWQLDLDALRGAITSNTRAIIVNTPSNPSGKVFGRGELEAIAALAIEHDLFVFTDEIYEYFLFEGIDHLSLATLPGMRERTITISGLSKTFSITGWRVGYLAASSRWISAIGYFHDLTYVCSPAPLQFGAAAGLRQLADSSFYTDLASSYEAKRDQLCAALEDAGLQPYVPQGAYYVLANAERIAGANSSERARALLRATGVASVPGSAFFRPGLGDHLLRFCFGKRPADLDLACERLREF from the coding sequence ATGTCCACGATTGCGCCAACGATTGCGCCCCGGCTCCGTCTGAGTGAGATCGCACCGGCGGTCATCCAGTCTGAGATTCGTGCGATGTCGGTGGAGTGTGATCGCATCGGAGGTATTAATCTTGCACAGGGCATCTGCGACACGGAGTTACCGGGCGTGGTGGCCGAGGGTGCGACGGATGCTATTCGCGACGGGTTCAATATCTACACGCGACTCGACGGCGTCCAGGTGCTCCGCGAAGCCATCGCCGCCAAGCTGCAAACCTATAACCATCTGACGGTCGATCCTCAGTCGGAAGTCCTTGTGACCAGCGGCGCAACTGGCGCGTTGTACGCGTCACTGCTTGCACTGCTCAATCCGGGTGACGAGGTCATCATCTTCGAGCCGTTCTATGGATATCACGTAAGTACGCTGATCTCGTTGCGGATGAAGCCGGTCATCGTTCCTCTTGCGGAGCCGGACTGGCAACTCGATCTGGATGCGTTGCGCGGCGCGATCACCTCGAATACCCGCGCCATCATCGTGAATACGCCGTCGAATCCGTCTGGCAAAGTCTTCGGGCGCGGCGAATTGGAAGCGATTGCGGCGCTGGCGATCGAACACGATCTCTTTGTGTTTACCGATGAGATCTATGAGTACTTCCTCTTTGAAGGCATCGATCATTTGTCGCTTGCCACGTTGCCGGGGATGAGGGAACGGACCATCACCATCTCCGGACTGTCGAAGACTTTCAGTATTACCGGCTGGCGCGTTGGCTATCTCGCGGCATCGTCACGATGGATATCAGCCATCGGCTACTTTCACGATCTAACGTATGTATGCAGCCCAGCACCGCTGCAGTTCGGCGCGGCGGCGGGCTTGCGTCAGTTAGCGGACAGCAGTTTTTATACCGATCTGGCGAGCAGCTATGAAGCGAAGCGCGACCAGTTGTGTGCGGCTCTTGAAGACGCAGGCTTGCAGCCTTACGTGCCGCAGGGCGCCTATTACGTGTTGGCGAATGCGGAACGGATTGCGGGCGCAAATTCCAGCGAACGGGCTCGAGCGCTGCTGCGAGCAACAGGAGTGGCGTCCGTTCCAGGATCGGCCTTCTTCCGGCCAGGTCTAGGGGATCACCTGCTGAGGTTCTGCTTCGGCAAGCGGCCAGCCGATCTTGACCTGGCCTGCGAAAGGTTGCGGGAGTTTTAG
- a CDS encoding formylglycine-generating enzyme family protein: MVEESSKEENGCCCAPSAKDAAGQTATKLQSADVSSVCEPRDETLARMVALPGGTFLMGTENTEGFPTDGEGPVRAVTLDPFLIDRHSVTNDLFGKFIAATGYKTEAERFGWSFVFWSHIPKMRFAQLVEDTVAAAPWWCQVRGARWDAPEGPGSDVRKRGDYPVVHVSWNDAQAYCAWSGQRLPTEAEWEYAARGGLEQKLYPWGDKLRPGGEHRCNIWQGEFPKEDTGDDGYAGTCPVEAFPANGYGLYSITGNAWEWCADWFDAEFHRTASLVNPQGPPQGVARVMKGGSFLCHKSYCNRYRVGARTGNTPDSSTANIGFRCARSVPKAGE, encoded by the coding sequence ATGGTTGAAGAATCTTCAAAGGAAGAGAATGGTTGCTGTTGTGCACCGAGCGCTAAGGATGCTGCAGGGCAGACTGCGACGAAGCTGCAAAGTGCGGATGTCTCGTCCGTCTGCGAACCGCGCGACGAGACGCTGGCCCGCATGGTAGCGCTGCCGGGCGGCACATTCCTGATGGGCACAGAGAATACGGAAGGCTTTCCAACAGATGGCGAAGGACCGGTGCGAGCCGTGACGCTCGATCCGTTTCTGATTGATCGTCACTCAGTTACGAACGATCTCTTCGGTAAGTTTATTGCAGCGACTGGCTATAAGACGGAGGCCGAGCGATTCGGATGGTCGTTCGTGTTCTGGAGCCACATCCCGAAGATGCGATTCGCGCAGCTCGTGGAGGACACGGTCGCGGCGGCTCCGTGGTGGTGCCAGGTGCGGGGCGCGAGATGGGACGCACCCGAAGGCCCGGGATCGGATGTGCGAAAGCGCGGTGATTATCCGGTGGTGCACGTGAGCTGGAACGATGCACAGGCCTACTGCGCGTGGTCCGGACAGCGGCTGCCGACAGAAGCAGAGTGGGAGTACGCGGCGCGAGGCGGCCTGGAGCAGAAGCTGTATCCGTGGGGAGACAAGCTGCGGCCAGGCGGAGAACATCGCTGCAACATCTGGCAAGGGGAGTTTCCCAAGGAAGACACAGGCGATGATGGATACGCCGGGACGTGTCCCGTCGAAGCGTTTCCGGCAAATGGCTATGGGTTGTACTCGATTACGGGCAACGCGTGGGAGTGGTGCGCGGACTGGTTCGACGCGGAGTTTCATCGCACAGCGAGTCTGGTGAATCCGCAGGGTCCACCGCAGGGTGTTGCGCGGGTGATGAAGGGCGGGTCGTTTCTCTGTCACAAGTCGTACTGCAATCGGTATCGCGTCGGTGCGCGGACTGGGAATACGCCGGATAGCTCGACGGCGAACATCGGGTTTCGTTGCGCGCGATCAGTTCCGAAAGCAGGGGAGTAG
- a CDS encoding sulfatase-like hydrolase/transferase, whose product MSSEFNRRDLLSLGGAGLLSGVAGAAGVESQVTQQQVTSTFEGAAIGRPKNLILFMPDEMRADSLACYGNPVTKTPNLDKLAQEGARFDQCHVQYPVCGASRCAMLTGWPTSVRGHRSQYYFLRPEEPNLFRYLRQAGYDVFWFGKNDALAAQSFYESVTEWSSAGAQVNAGSTAPRNLTPGSISMLYSPGSSDRRETGDYRLLQKAIAILERTQKERPFCIFLPLFEPHPPYTIPADFYNMYSPSSLPPLAPPGLKKKPDYYAGIRKRYGLDKLDDQIFRKIRAVYYGQVSYSDWLLGELLAALDKTGHASDTALFVTSDHGDYAGNYGLVEKWPSGLEDCLTRVPMIGRVPGAKQGVVGTDMVEMYDVMQTFL is encoded by the coding sequence ATGAGTTCTGAGTTCAATCGACGTGACTTATTATCTTTGGGGGGTGCGGGCCTTCTAAGTGGCGTTGCTGGTGCAGCTGGTGTCGAATCGCAGGTGACGCAGCAGCAGGTCACTTCGACCTTTGAAGGTGCTGCGATCGGCCGGCCGAAGAACCTTATCCTGTTTATGCCGGATGAGATGCGCGCCGATAGTCTCGCCTGTTACGGGAATCCAGTCACGAAGACTCCGAACCTGGACAAGCTTGCGCAGGAGGGTGCGCGCTTCGATCAGTGCCATGTGCAATATCCCGTGTGCGGAGCTTCGCGCTGTGCCATGTTGACGGGATGGCCGACAAGCGTCCGAGGCCATCGGAGTCAGTACTACTTTCTGCGACCGGAGGAGCCGAATCTCTTCCGGTATCTTCGGCAGGCTGGATATGACGTGTTCTGGTTCGGCAAGAACGATGCGCTGGCGGCACAGAGCTTCTATGAGAGCGTCACGGAGTGGAGCTCCGCAGGTGCGCAGGTAAATGCGGGTTCGACTGCGCCGAGGAACCTCACGCCGGGTTCTATTTCCATGCTTTACAGCCCTGGATCGAGCGATCGCAGAGAGACCGGCGACTACAGGCTATTGCAGAAGGCCATAGCGATATTGGAACGCACGCAGAAGGAGCGACCGTTCTGTATCTTTCTGCCGCTGTTTGAGCCGCACCCTCCTTATACGATTCCCGCCGATTTCTACAACATGTACTCGCCATCGTCGTTGCCGCCGCTGGCACCGCCAGGATTGAAGAAGAAGCCCGACTACTACGCGGGGATTCGAAAGAGATATGGTTTGGATAAGTTGGACGACCAGATATTCCGTAAGATCCGCGCGGTCTACTACGGGCAGGTCAGTTATAGCGACTGGCTGCTAGGTGAGCTGCTGGCCGCTTTGGACAAGACGGGCCACGCGAGCGACACGGCCCTGTTCGTGACCTCGGACCACGGCGACTACGCTGGCAACTATGGCTTAGTGGAGAAATGGCCCAGCGGGCTGGAGGATTGTCTAACCCGCGTGCCTATGATCGGCCGCGTCCCGGGAGCGAAGCAGGGCGTTGTGGGTACTGACATGGTCGAGATGTACGACGTGATGCAGACGTTTCTGTAA
- a CDS encoding sulfatase/phosphatase domain-containing protein has product MHGATGDKNRAAFSEGGYNIYEPQCFEPLGAGGEVYEGKIGLQMEQPVLVSRSSMIRTQTHKLIVRPQGQSELYDSINDPGELNNVYDKRSFATVQSELQEKLLTHYIQTTGIAPTDKDAREAPPFISTKQSLAAAGWQASVLDGTA; this is encoded by the coding sequence ATGCACGGAGCAACCGGAGATAAGAATCGCGCGGCGTTCAGCGAAGGCGGCTACAACATCTATGAGCCGCAGTGCTTCGAGCCACTGGGTGCCGGTGGCGAGGTGTACGAGGGCAAGATTGGCCTGCAGATGGAACAACCTGTTCTGGTCTCGCGGAGTTCGATGATCCGCACTCAGACGCACAAGCTGATTGTCCGGCCACAGGGTCAGAGTGAGTTGTACGACTCCATTAACGATCCAGGCGAACTTAATAATGTCTACGATAAGCGGAGCTTTGCGACAGTGCAGTCGGAGCTGCAGGAAAAACTGCTGACGCACTACATCCAAACGACAGGTATTGCGCCCACAGATAAGGACGCCCGTGAAGCGCCGCCCTTCATCTCCACGAAGCAGAGTTTGGCCGCCGCGGGGTGGCAGGCGTCGGTGTTGGACGGGACAGCTTAG